Proteins encoded in a region of the Odocoileus virginianus isolate 20LAN1187 ecotype Illinois chromosome 9, Ovbor_1.2, whole genome shotgun sequence genome:
- the PRELID3B gene encoding PRELI domain containing protein 3B isoform X1, with protein sequence MKIWTSEHVFDHPWETVTTAAMQKYPNPMNPSVVGVDVLDRHIDPSGKLHSHRLLSTEWGLPSIVKSIIGAARTKTYVQEHSVVDPVEKTMELKSTNISFTNMVSVDERLIYKPHPQDPEKTILTQEAIITVKGVSLGSYLEGLMASTISSNANKGREAMEWVIHKLNAEIEELTASARGSIRTPMAAAAFVEK encoded by the exons ATGAAGATCTGGACTTCGGAGCACGTCTTTGA CCATCCATGGGAAACCGTTACAACAGCTGCAATGCAGAAATACCCAAACCCTATGAATCCGAGTGTGGTTGGAGTTGATGTACTGGACAGACACATAGATCCCTCTGGAAAGTTGCACAGCCATAGACTTCTCAGCACAGAGTGGGGACTGCCTTCCATTGTGAAATCT ATTATTGGTGCAGCAAGAACCAAAACATATGTGCAAGAACATTCTGTAGTGGATCCCGTAGAGAAAACAATGGAACTTAAATCTACAAAT ATTTCATTTACAAATATGGTTTCAGTAGATGAGAGACTTATATACAAACCACATCCTCAAGACCCAGAAAA AACTATTTTGACTCAAGAAGCCATAATTACTGTGAAAGGAGTCAGTCTCGGCAGTTACCTTGAAGGGCTGATGGCAAGTACGATATCATCAAATGCTAATAAA ggccgAGAAGCAATGGAGTGGGTAATACATAAATTAAATGCTGAAATTGAGGAACTGACAGCTTCAGCAAGAGGAAGCATACGGACACCAATGGCAGCAGCCGCATTTGTGGAGAAATGA
- the PRELID3B gene encoding PRELI domain containing protein 3B isoform X2 encodes MQKYPNPMNPSVVGVDVLDRHIDPSGKLHSHRLLSTEWGLPSIVKSIIGAARTKTYVQEHSVVDPVEKTMELKSTNISFTNMVSVDERLIYKPHPQDPEKTILTQEAIITVKGVSLGSYLEGLMASTISSNANKGREAMEWVIHKLNAEIEELTASARGSIRTPMAAAAFVEK; translated from the exons ATGCAGAAATACCCAAACCCTATGAATCCGAGTGTGGTTGGAGTTGATGTACTGGACAGACACATAGATCCCTCTGGAAAGTTGCACAGCCATAGACTTCTCAGCACAGAGTGGGGACTGCCTTCCATTGTGAAATCT ATTATTGGTGCAGCAAGAACCAAAACATATGTGCAAGAACATTCTGTAGTGGATCCCGTAGAGAAAACAATGGAACTTAAATCTACAAAT ATTTCATTTACAAATATGGTTTCAGTAGATGAGAGACTTATATACAAACCACATCCTCAAGACCCAGAAAA AACTATTTTGACTCAAGAAGCCATAATTACTGTGAAAGGAGTCAGTCTCGGCAGTTACCTTGAAGGGCTGATGGCAAGTACGATATCATCAAATGCTAATAAA ggccgAGAAGCAATGGAGTGGGTAATACATAAATTAAATGCTGAAATTGAGGAACTGACAGCTTCAGCAAGAGGAAGCATACGGACACCAATGGCAGCAGCCGCATTTGTGGAGAAATGA